GGCAGACCTTATGCTTCCAGAAGGAGGCGGATGGAATGTCCCTTTGATCAATTCCTCATTCCTCCCTGCAGAAGCTAATGTCATAAAAGCTATTCCCCTAAGCTGGAGAAATGTTGAAGATAAAAGAATCTGAAAGTGGAGTAGAACTGGTCTCTTCTCGGTCAAGTCAGCATATTACCAGCTAAAAAGCTTAAAAATTGCAGCTACTGCAAGTGGATCAAATGATATGAATTTTCCTTGGAAGAAGATGTGGAAAGCAAACTGTCCAACCAAGATAAAACACTTCATCTACAGAACCGCCAACAACATCATCCCTTGCCAAGCAAATCTTGTGAGAAGAGGAATTGAAGCTGCTGAATTTTGCTGGATGTGTGGACAGGAAGTTTGGGAAACACAGGAGCACCTATTTATGCAATGTGCCTGGGCTAGAGCAGCGTGGTTTCAGCACCCTCTTGGGATTAGAATTGACCAAGTTAATCTGACTTTCACTGAATGGCTCAAAGAGGTTTGCCTGAATCAATCAATTGATATTGCGGCTCTGATTTTTCAAGGTGTGTGGGCTATATGGAAAGCAAGAAATGACAAGTTATTCAATGAATTAAGCCCAGATCCAATCTCCGCAATAAATAGCAACATGAACAGCCTCCAGGACTGGCGTGAAGCTCAAAATTCTCTGAATGTGGAGGAAAATACAAATCCTGAAGTAGCCTGGAAAGCACTAGCAGGGGGGAAGATAAAGATCAACATCGATGCCGGATGGACTGGATCAAACTCCACAGGTTTTGGCTTCATTGCTCGCTCCCACACGGGCTCTCTTTTGGTAGCTGGAACTCACTTGGAATGTCAGAGACTAGACCCACTAGTAGCAGAAGCATCAGCCCTTCGATGGAGCATGATGAAGGCTTGTGAATTGGAGATGGATAGTGTGACTTTTGAATCTGATTCTCTAATTGTCATAAGAGCCATGAGAGCAGATTCAAGTGACTGGACTATTCACAACATCATCCAGGACTGCCAAGCCTTAGCAGAGAATTTTAATTCTGTTTCATTCTCCCATGTAAAGCGAAATGCTAACCTCCCTGCCCATGTACTTGCATCTGTTGCGATCAAGTACCAAGACCAGTTATGGTGGGACTATCCCCCTACTGAAATAGAGCATCCTCTATTTGTAGATGCAGCCTTTTCCTAATCAATGAAGGactgaaattcaaaaaaaaaaaagtacgtGGAAATTGTAATTTAGTTACAGACTTTTTTGATCAAAATTTAAATCTATTTCTATGTGGATTTTGTCAGGATAGACGAGGCTTGGTCGGGGCTATCGTTGTTATAGTATGGTATGAAACGTCCAAAAAAAGCTTACTCAGCATAAAACTACAActatatattgaaaaataattattttttcaaagagCAAAGTTTCAATAAATAATCAATTCTTGGGAATGACTCTTTCCTTTTCTTGGACAAAGCTCTCAAGTGAgtacattttttttgttcaattCTCAAGTGAGTATTCAAGAAGGCCAAACCACCCATCATAAAAGGCCAAACAGTAAGAACGGCCCATAGCTATATCTACCCATCATATATATACTCTATATTAACCAATAAtaattgtccaaaaaaaaaccaataataTAATCAACCttccagaaaaaagaaaaaaaagaaagaaaatgaagctaTGGGTGGCTCTTGTCCTCTTATTTCATGTGaaaattttcttatattttctATGTTGATATTCTGTGTATATTTCTATCTTCATTATTATTTTAAGGTTTCACATAACTTATACTTATTTATTACATACATATGAAAAGTGAAATAGACATAAAATTTCAATATGAGGGAACATTTGTTTCCAGCTTGTCCCTAGACATTGCAATTTGATAGTGGATTGGCTTGCGTCGGCAGTGCTTGATCTCCCCTTTGACTCTCACACTCTGTCATCTCCATTTGGAGAGTGCCATCGGCTAATGCGTTTAGATTTGGGTGTTAGGTCTCCTCCGATGCCTCTTGAGTTGGTTgcttagtttttgttttttcggGCTTTGTCACCTACCTcttgttacaaaaaaaaaaatgaggagGGAACATGAAAGAAATTTAACATGTAAAAATCTTAATTCTGAGACTAACAATACACTCATTTGAACATACCTCACATATTTTCtataatttgtttattttttaaaatgtctAACATGACTTTTTAAAAGATAAACCAACCAGATATGTTGAAGATTATATTTAAAGAAGTGTTTCGATAACAATTATCTTCCCATGATAGTCGAATTTATcccagaaaattgaaaaaaaggcTCTGATACATATCTCACTAAATAGTAGTAGGCCATTTTccttatgtaaaaaaaaagtagtagGCTATTTTAACACTCacatttgtgatatttttttgaCTGCCACAAAGTGAGAAATAGAAAGAATAACTATCGCTGACCACCACAATTTGAGTATTGGAGTGGTTAGTGGTCTACTATTGTTTGACGGTACACTATACACATATTTTTATCAATTTAATCAACTAGGTTACATAATCAAAACGCATAATGTTATTAGTAAGGTGATCACTCTTTTACTATCAAATATTTCAATCACACGAATAATGTATTTTTCTTAATAGACGAGCCAACATGAGTGAATAATCCTCTCATCAGAGATGCATCTAATAAACAATAATTAAATAGCCACAAAATATCTATATTTGCATGGGCGATAATTGAACCCTTGAGATGAGTAACCACCAAATCACAACTTTCAATTAGTAGATCAATGGTGAAACTCCATATTGGGACCGATGTTATGAGGGGCTTTAAAGAAGAATTATTTCTTAAATGAGAATTGATCAAAAACAATTAATTCGTGATCTTTTTACGTTTTCACTGTAAATAGTAGTAAAGGCTGACTACTTGTTTGGTTTTTACTCTACCAGTCAAAATCGAGTATTTATAATTGGGGCAAAATTCCAAAGATGGTAGTATAAAGTAAACATAACTGGATTCCACTCGTCCTATTACTACACAATAGCATTGCGCATACATGTAGAGAACATAATCAATTCTTGGAGAAATATACGATTACACAGTATAATGCAGCTATGGAAAACttatacaattgattctaaaaacaGAATCAATTCCCCATAAAAGCGGGTACTTtctgaattttaaaattgataCTAATGAAAATGAACCTGATCCAAACATAATTGtcaatatttattatatatgaAATGATGAAATTAAGGGCTATAATTATTAATCAAGGGCATTTGGGCCCTCCTTCCTTGGTCTTCCAGCTGTTGTAGCAAGGGCAGACTTCCTTGTTGCCATACACACCAGGAGGAACGCAGAGGCATTTGGCGCAGCACTTTTGGCAGAAAAACATGCATGGCTTCTTGTGTGAAGTTGCAGAGCAACGGTATGTGCACTTTGGTTTACAATCTGTTCATCATGTCATGTGTTCATTCCATTAGCAAAAGAAATGAAGTCCTTATAATTAAGACTATATAATGGCTACTAATTACACAAAATTTGTTAATTGCATGATATACCTGAAGGACGAAGTTTTGCACTTCCATAAGCCTGTTCAAAGATTACACAAAAAAATTGTCAAGGAGTCAGAACAATTGGAATTCAATTTTGATCTCAAGTTGATAATAGCACGCTACTACTACGAGAGAGCATGTTTAAAATTGTGTTACACAACCACAATTGAAATCGCTATATAAAAGTTTGTTAATTTGTCACAATCCGTATTGAGATCGCAATTATAGCCGCAACAACAACATTTGTGTGCAGTTTTAAGAATCACAATGCAAAGTACATTGGCGACCATAACTTCAATTGGAAACAATGCTAAAGATGCGCTAGTATTGAGTAAATTAATGCATGTTTGAAACGATTCAGAAgtaaaaatcaattatgagaaaaaaattatgagCCAACTTCTGAATTTCAGAATTAACCCTAAAAAAAGTGAAATCGATCAAAACATGCTATTAAGTAGTGAAGTGCTTTTGTTGTTATGTACCTCTGCCACACTAGAGAATGTAACCAAAACAAGCAGAGAGATGGCAATCAAGAAGGAGCTGTAGGAACGTCCTGCCATTGCTTTCAGAATtgtgaagattgaagaagaatgtGCTCACTTTGCAGTAGAAAAGCAAAGCAAAATCAAAGAATGAGTAAAAAGACTTAGCTGCTTGTGTCTCACTTATGAATTAGATGGATATTTATAGGAATAAAAATGATGAGGGCCCAAATCATGAAAATTACCCAAATCAAGTTGCTATTGAAATTCCGTTGTTTAAGGCGTAGAAATGGCACAGGGTAGGAAGTAATTGAGAAGATGCAAATGAGAAAGTTAGCGGTAACAGCGGCGTGTCTCTTGTTTCATTTTGTTTTGATTCCATTTTTGTCAACTAAGTAACATGTTAGTAGGTCCTTAATTTCTCCtccaatttttgttttcttcttacCTTCACTGCTAGTTTTCCTTTCCTCTCCTTTTCATGCTCCTTTATATACCATCGTTTGTCTTTCATATGGATATCAAATctaattaagaatttttttatctCCATACTTGTAATTCCTTTTTGAAAGTCTCCATACTTGTAGTTCACCTCCACTCCACCTATATaatataagaagaaaagaattggAAATATACGATATGAGTATCACAAGTGATGTACTAAAAGAATATATATAATAGAgagatagaagaaaaaaaaaaaaaagtagaaataCAATGAGAGAAAAAGATGAAATATACCAAAACTTCAaatctaaataataaatatCATTGTTTCTCACTAAAATATTTGCATGAAGAGAGATATATactaagaaaaaaattaacaaaccGCCAAATAGTAATCACCACTTTTGACACTCTATTTTTGTGGTGGTCATAGAAGGCCACAAAGTGAAATGTTAATGAGAGTGCACAAACAATAAGCAACTTATGATAAGATTTTTAGGTGATGAGACACATGAGTGAACTAATCGCGACTAAAATGAGAGGTTTTTCAAGGTTGTATTGGTACGAGACATACAATTACGAGGATTGAGGGTTAAAAACAAGGTGTATCTTCTTTTTGGAAGCCGAACTCATAAAAACTTTAAATTTAAGTGTGTTTGCTTTAAAGAAATTTGGGATGAGTGACCTACGCGCGTGTTAGTGAGAAAAAAACGTTATGGAAAAACTcatgttgttaccgtgagaATAATAAGAAGAGAGATGAAAAGTCTTAATTGTGACTAATCTCAAATCTTGAGTAACTTACATATGAAATATGACTATATACCGagtaatttgtaaaaaaaaataaaattcaattatATTACTAAAATGGAATAGAAGATCTTAAtgaaaaaactcaaataaaaacaattagcttttttttccaaaatatcATACAACCGTCGAACCGATATGAGATTAATCTCtcgaattaaaaatcaaatACATCCATAAAGTCATTAActcttttttaataaaaaaaaccattaacttttatatatatatggggaTCTACATGTGTTTATTCTGTCTACGATCCCGATGCACATCCTCATGTACGGATATGGGCATCTGAGTGAACATGTGCTGTACTGTTGCGTGAGCATGATATTGATATATATTCCGTTCAGCcttaatatcaattttttaccAGTAATtatttcttcacacctcatttttgaggtgtggagagatggaagaagagagagataaaaagaaaggaGGGAGAAAGTAAAAATGTTataggtgatttgattgatagaaaaaagagaaataaaagagagaaggtggaaaaggagtagagaggtgtgtatatatcataactcattTTTTACGGGCCTTAATATCTACTCTGTTCATTATTAACTGTCCACTATGAAGAAAAAATTTTATTCCTATATATTTGTCCACTTatagtttcaagagagcattaattgatgtttttccaagaaatacccttacagaaacaataaatgatgaaagataaaatgcattttaaaggatgatataggaaaacaaataatatttttatgaaaatcaacataattaattgttttccttaatttgtgtgaatctTCTCTTActggacagataaataggaacgaagtatttaaaataaaactacatatttttaaaatcaaatggTTGATTGatgtataattattttatttttcttagtgAAGATGGCGAATTATTAGTATAATTTGTCGTTCAatgtaaaatgaaaaatgtttgATACATGTATATATCACATAAAGTATTGTTTCTTAAGGATGAAATCCTCATCAACATGAAGCGTTAGAAAATGTGAAGATGCATCCATACCTTGAACTTGTCTTTTTATTAACTTCCCAAAGGTCCCAAATTGAAGTTCTTCAAGATTGAGAGGCTGAGTCGTCTCATAATTAATTGAGTTGTTCAGGACGTCTTTGTCTGTATTTATTTATCCAATTGATTGAATGTGAAGAGAAAAATGTATTAGATTTTCATGATCAGTTAGTTATGAGTCAAATCAGTAAAATAACTTATAACTAATTTTCCCTCATTTTCCCTTTTAgtttgttagttgttagaataGATGGGAACTTATTCAATCTGTTAGAGAATAAGATTTAGAGCGATGTGAACCTTTAGTGATATTGTATTGAGTTTGAGACACAATTCTTCAATGAATAAcaagagagttttttttttcagtttcaaaaaaacaaGAGAATTTTTTCTTCATGATTTCCCTCTTCTTTGTTCTCTGCTGCTTGATAGTTGATATGATATCATAAGTTTCTCTTTACGTTCACAGTTATATCTGATTTGAGAGCATCTCTTATTTTTCTCCCTACTTCATCAATGATAGATTCAGTTGATAATCCATTTTATCTTCATTCTCATGATCATCCTGATTTCACTGATTTTGTACCGTTCTCGTCAATTTTAAGTTAAACTAATTTATTGTTTTAAATGAATCGAATACTTGATTGATTCCTGGTTCAACTATCGAATAGGGTGGACCTGAGTTTCAAAATTATGGTAGATAAAGAAACAAGATTGAATGGAGGACAAAGGACTAATTAATTAACTTTGGTGTGGTTCAATGGTGCTAAGAGCCTAAGAGATACACACCATGGAAAGTGCTGTCCATAACTCCATGTACTATGACCTCTTTTTCACTTACAAACAGAGAAAGTAGAGAGTACAGGAGAGAGAAGTGGTGTATGACATTAGTTAAGTCCAACTAATGCTGACAACAACACAATGGAAGCATATGGAGGGATTTTTCTCATGTTTATTCCAGCCCATAGGTTGGAGTTGAAAACCACCATTAACGAACAGTTAGATTTAGTGTAAGTTTGGATTATACGAAACACAGGCGTGTAGTAGTTGCATACTATTTCATTTTAAATCTTGGAATGATAAATCaggttttttaaaataaaaaacatgatAGGAAAGGAAGTGAGTtccattttttaatgaaaaacagTAAcgtttt
This is a stretch of genomic DNA from Lotus japonicus ecotype B-129 chromosome 1, LjGifu_v1.2. It encodes these proteins:
- the LOC130727579 gene encoding uncharacterized protein LOC130727579 → MWKANCPTKIKHFIYRTANNIIPCQANLVRRGIEAAEFCWMCGQEVWETQEHLFMQCAWARAAWFQHPLGIRIDQVNLTFTEWLKEVCLNQSIDIAALIFQGVWAIWKARNDKLFNELSPDPISAINSNMNSLQDWREAQNSLNVEENTNPEVAWKALAGGKIKINIDAGWTGSNSTGFGFIARSHTGSLLVAGTHLECQRLDPLVAEASALRWSMMKACELEMDSVTFESDSLIVIRAMRADSSDWTIHNIIQDCQALAENFNSVSFSHVKRNANLPAHVLASVAIKYQDQLWWDYPPTEIEHPLFVDAAFS
- the LOC130733735 gene encoding protein RSI-1 gives rise to the protein MAGRSYSSFLIAISLLVLVTFSSVAEAYGSAKLRPSDCKPKCTYRCSATSHKKPCMFFCQKCCAKCLCVPPGVYGNKEVCPCYNSWKTKEGGPKCP